One Mytilus trossulus isolate FHL-02 unplaced genomic scaffold, PNRI_Mtr1.1.1.hap1 h1tg000373l__unscaffolded, whole genome shotgun sequence genomic region harbors:
- the LOC134701914 gene encoding NIF3-like protein 1 isoform X1 translates to MLSTRLFSTIRSLKVMELKEVVKKLNQFAPTSLAEKWDNVGLLIEPSSPLQVKTIMLTNDLTPPVMDEAVAKGTNLIISYHPPIFTGMKCVTQKSWKERIVTKCLENRIGVFSPHTSYDCVENGVNDWLINAFDVIDVRPIQNAMELHSNMSNSISCCVPRTQCDKLQEDLSGIPHIRLPPLSAETDDLMITVACSQNNVSKVVNVMNKYTAQFIEVKQMSKVSS, encoded by the exons ATGCTTTCTACCAGATTATTTTCAACAATTAGATCACTTAAAGTAATGGAGTTGAAAGAAGTcgtaaaaaagttaaatcaattTGCCCCAACTTCATTGGCAGAGAAATGGGACAATGTTGGACTATTGATAGAGCCATCATCACCATTACAA GTGAAGACAATCATGCTGACCAATGATTTAACCCCTCCAGTAATGGATGAAGCTGTTGCCAAGGGAACCAATTTAATCATTTCATATCATCCACCAATATTTACTGGGATGAAATGTGTCACTCAGAAATCATGGAAGGAGAGAATCGTGACAAAATGTTTGGAGAATAGgataggagttttctcccctcatACAAGCTACGATTGTGTTGAAAATGGAGTAAATGATTGGTTAATAAACGCATTTG ATGTTATTGATGTCAGACCAATACAGAATGCAATGGAACTTCACAGTAACATGTCAAATAGTATAAGTTGTTGTGTACCAAGAACACAGTGTGACAAATTGCAGGAAGATTTGTCTGGCATTCCTCATATAAGGTTACCTCCTCTTTCTGC tgaAACAGATGACCTAATGATTACAGTTGCTTGTTCACAGAACAATGTTAGTAAAGTGGTTAATGTAATGAACAAGTATACAGCACAGTTCATAGAGGTTAAACAGATGTCAAAGGTCAGTTCATAG
- the LOC134701914 gene encoding NIF3-like protein 1 isoform X2, whose product MLSTRLFSTIRSLKVMELKEVVKKLNQFAPTSLAEKWDNVGLLIEPSSPLQVKTIMLTNDLTPPVMDEAVAKGTNLIISYHPPIFTGMKCVTQKSWKERIVTKCLENRIGVFSPHTSYDCVENGVNDWLINAFDVIDVRPIQNAMELHSNMSNSISCCVPRTQCDKLQEDLSGIPHIRLPPLSAETDDLMITVGC is encoded by the exons ATGCTTTCTACCAGATTATTTTCAACAATTAGATCACTTAAAGTAATGGAGTTGAAAGAAGTcgtaaaaaagttaaatcaattTGCCCCAACTTCATTGGCAGAGAAATGGGACAATGTTGGACTATTGATAGAGCCATCATCACCATTACAA GTGAAGACAATCATGCTGACCAATGATTTAACCCCTCCAGTAATGGATGAAGCTGTTGCCAAGGGAACCAATTTAATCATTTCATATCATCCACCAATATTTACTGGGATGAAATGTGTCACTCAGAAATCATGGAAGGAGAGAATCGTGACAAAATGTTTGGAGAATAGgataggagttttctcccctcatACAAGCTACGATTGTGTTGAAAATGGAGTAAATGATTGGTTAATAAACGCATTTG ATGTTATTGATGTCAGACCAATACAGAATGCAATGGAACTTCACAGTAACATGTCAAATAGTATAAGTTGTTGTGTACCAAGAACACAGTGTGACAAATTGCAGGAAGATTTGTCTGGCATTCCTCATATAAGGTTACCTCCTCTTTCTGC tgaAACAGATGACCTAATGATAACAGttggttgttaa
- the LOC134701913 gene encoding NAD-dependent protein lipoamidase sirtuin-4, mitochondrial-like: protein MNSIKKYKSLVKHFRLYSVLGTVQSSRPHFVPPHSPANEDDIDKFKEFIHNSKRLLVITGAGISTESGIPDYRSEGVGLYARSSNRPVQYQDFVKKADIRQRYWARNFVGWPVFSSVLPNKTHKILSDWEREDSLHWLVTQNVDALHYKAGSKNVTELHGSAHRVECLDCKHMISRPELQDMIKGDNPMWYSQSVDMAPDGDVQLSQEQINGFNVPSCEKCGGVLKPEIVFFGDNVPRPRVEFVFDKVKESDSLLVLGSSLEVYSGYRFVNAAHEQKKPIAIVSIGPTRADKLANIKINTKCSEILDHI, encoded by the exons ATGAATTCAATCAAGAAGTATAAGTCACTGGTAAAACACTTCCGTCTATATTCAGTATTAGGAACCGTTCAGTCATCAAGGCCACATTTTGTGCCCCCACATTCACCTGCAAATGAGGACGACATAGATAAATTTAAGGAGTTTATTCATAATTCTAAAAGACTGTTAGTTATAACAGGTGCTGGGATATCCACAGAAAGTGGTATTCCTGATTATAGATCTGAAGGTGTGGGACTATACGCCAGAAGTTCGAATAGACCAGTCCAGTATCAAGACTTTGTAAAAAAAGCAGATATTCGGCAAAGATACTGGGCTAGAAATTTTGTAGGGTGGCCTGTGTTTTCATCTGTATTGCCTAATAAGACACACAAGATTTTGAGTGATTGGGAAAGAGAGGATAGTCTTCATTGGTTGGTGACTCAAAACGTTGATGCTCTACATTACAAAGCAGGAAGTAAAAATGTGACAGAACTACACGGAAGTGCTCACAGAGTAGAATGTTTAGACTGTAAACATATGATATCTAGACCAGAACTTCAGGATATGATAAAGGGGGATAATCCCATGTGGTATTCACAATCTGTAGACATGGCACCTGATGGGGATGTACAACTCAGTCAAGAACAAATAAATGGATTTAAT GTTCCATCTTGTGAGAAGTGTGGTGGAGTATTAAAACCTGAGATTGTATTCTTTGGAGATAATGTACCAAGGCCTAGAGTAGAATTTGTATTTGATAAGGTCAAAGAGTCAGACAGTCTTCTTGTACTTGGATCATCACTTGAG gTATACTCAGGATACAGATTTGTAAATGCTGCTCACGAACAGAAGAAACCCATAGCTATTGTTAGTATAGGACCAACAAGGGCAGATAAACTTGCCAACATTAAGATAAACACTAAATGTAGTGAAATTCTAGACCATATATGA